The window CTGAAGGACAGGCTGGGAGAATGTCAAACCGGACTGGCTGCACTGGCCAAGTTAACCGATGGCAAGATTTACCTGGGTTTGAGGCCTGATTCAAAGCTTGCGTTCGACCAGTCAGGGAATTCCCGAATAGAGGTCAACTATTTTACGGGGCCTCATCCATCCGGTAACGTGGGGGTTCAGATCTGCCACGTTGATCCGATCAACAAGGGAGAAATCGTATGGTATCTGAATCCACAGGATCTTGTCACCATAGGCCAATTATTTCAGACCGGACGATATGACGCTACAAGGATCATTGCCCTGACCGGATCCATGGTGACTCATCCTTGCTACTGCAGGATTGTCAGGGGAAGTTCCGTTCAGGAGATCATTGCTGATGATGATCAGACCGACAATGCCCGCATCATTTCCGGCAATGTACTCACCGGTAAAAGCGTTGACAGGCATGGTTTTCTTGGTTTTTATGATCACCAGATCACCATGATCCCTGAAGGAAAGTATCACGAATTCCTAGGTTGGGGATTGCCCGGCTTTCATAAATACAGCACAAGCCGGACATTTTTCTCCTGGTTGACTCCGGGTAAGAAGTTTCGATTGGACACAAACATGCACGGGGCAGAAAGGGCAATGGTGATGGCCGGTCAGTTTGAGCGGGTTTTCCCGATGGACATTTACCCGAATCATCTGATCAAGGCCATTCTGGCTGACGACATTGACCAAATGGAGGCACTGGGCATCTATGAGGTTGACGAGGAAGATTTTGCACTTTGTGAATTCGTCGATACATCGAAGATGGAGATTCAGGCCATTGTCAGAAAAGGCCTGGATTACATCCGGCAGGAAATGAGTTAACGATCAGGTTGAATTGATAAATCAAGGCTAATGAAATCACTCCGAAGATTTCTTGATAAGGTAAAACCACAGTTCCAGAAAGGCGGAAGGTTCGAAAAGTTGAGTTCAACGTTCGATGCCTTTGAGACTTTCTTATTTGTTCCTGATAAAGTGACAACAAATGGGTGCCACATCAGGGATGCCATTGATCTGAAACGGACGATGGCCACAGTGGTGATCGCATTGATCCCTCCCCTGTTATTTGGTATCTGGAACGTAGGATACCAGCATTTTCAGTCGCTGGGAGAAAGCTTATCCATCGGAGCAAATTTCTGGTATGGATTGGGAAAGGTTCTTCCCATCCTGATCGTGTCGTATGTGACCGGGCTGGGCATCGAATTCATTGTAGCCCAGATCCGGGGTCACGAAGTCAATGAGGGCTTCCTGGTATCCGGAATTCTTATACCGCTGATCATGCCGCCTGATGTGCCCCTGTGGATGGTGGCTGTATCCACTGCTTTTGCCGTAATCATCGGCAAGGAGGTATTTGGCGGGACAGGGATGAACATTCTTAATCCGGCGCTTCTGGCCAGGGCTTTCCTGTTTTTTGCCTATCCATCCGAGATATCCGGAGATAAGGTCTGGATCGCAGAAAAGGCCGATGCGTATTCCGGTGCCACGCCGCTTGGAGAAGCACTTGTTGGTAATTTCGAAAAAATTCCTGACGCTGCTGATTTATTTTTTGGATTCATTCCGGGTTCCATCGGCGAAACTTCCACACTGGCCATTCTCATTGGCGCCCTGATACTGCTTTTCACCGGTGTCGGGAGCTGGAGGATCATGATCCCTGTCTTTCTGGGGGGCTATCTGATGGGGCTGATCTTCAATCTTTGGGGTGCCAATGACTATATGCGTGTGATCCCGGCTTACGAGCATCTGTTTTTGGGAGGATTTGCTTTCGGCGCGGTGTATATGGCTACAGATCCCGTCACTGCCGCCCAAACGACCAATGGAAAGTACATCTATGGCTTCCTGATCGGCTTCCTGGCCATCCTGGTCCGTGTGCTCAATCCTGCCTATCCTGAAGGGATGATGCTTGCCATATTGTTTATGAATGTTTTCGCTCCACTGATTGATCATTATGTGGTGGCGGCCAATATCAGGCGAAGATTGAAACGGTCAGGAAGGGCAGTGGTGCAAAATACACTGAATGTTTAACTGTGCTAGCTAAATTTTAGGATATGTTCAGTAACAGGTATATCTACATTTATTCCTCTGTGATGGTGATCATCGTGGCCGCTGTGCTGGCCCTGGCGGCTAATTTGCTTAAACCTTACCAGGACAGGAACATCCGTGCGGAAAAGATCCAGAATATCCTTGCCTCGGCCGGAATAACGGCTTCCAGGGCTGAGGCGGACAGTCTTTACCAAAAATATATACGGGAGGAGATCGTGATCGACCGAGAGGGAAATGTTTTAAGCGTTTACAGGGACAACCGTTTTGAAACTGGAAATCTGCGGGCTTTCGAGGTAAACCTTAAGATTGAGTTGAAGAAACTGGAAGCTTTCTTAGCCGATCCTTCCAATCCTCCCCCGGTATTTCCCTTGTTCATTTTTAGCAAGGATACCCTAAAGGAATACATTATCCCGGTACAGGGGAAGGGGCTCTGGGGACCTATTTACGGAAACATTGCCCTGAAGTCCGACATGAATACGATCGCAGGAGCCAATTTTGGCCACGATAAGGAAACCCCTGGATTGGGAGCTGAAATAGCGCTGGCTCCGTTTCAGGAACAATTTGTCGGGAAATCGATTTTTGATTCGGGGGGGAATTTTAGCAGCATCAAGGTGGTTAAGGGAGGAGTCGCCAACAGCAACATCGATCCCCGGCACGGAGTGGATGCCATCTCGGGAGGAACCATCACCAGCAACGGAGTTTCCGACATGCTTCTGACCAACCTTGAAAACTATGTTTCATATTTTAAAAATATTCAAGATTGATGAGCAACGAAAAAGTAAAGGCTGAACCTCTGTTCTCGCTGAAGAACCGAAGGCTGTTAACAACGCCCCTGAATAAAAACAATCCCATCACCGTACAGGTTCTGGGTATTTGTTCGGCCCTGGCTGTTACTGTCAAACTGGAACCGGCATTTGTCATGTCAGTATCGGTGATCGCGGTCACTGCTATCTCGAATCTGGTCATTTCCCTGCTGAGAAATACGATTCCCCCGCGGATACGGATCATTGTACAGCTGGTGGTCATCGCCTCCCTGGTGATCATCGTCGACCAGATCCTTAAGGCATTCAGTTATGATGTCAGCAAGCAACTATCGGTATTTGTCGGGTTGATCATTACCAATTGCATCATCATGGGACGTCTTGAGGCGTTTGCCATGGCCAACAAACCCTGGCAATCGTTTTTGGATGGCATTGGAAATGGCGCCGGCTATGGCATCATACTCATCATTGTTGCTTTTTTCAGGGAGCTGCTCGGATCAGGTACGATCTGGGGCTATCCAGTCCTTCCTGAGGGACTTTACAGGTTTGGATACATGAACAATGGTTTGATGATCCTGCCACCCATGGCTCTGATCGTGGTGGGCATCCTTATCTGGATTCAACGGTCCGGAAATAAGGAATTGATTGAGGAAAAATAATTGTTAACCATAATCTCCGGTCAAATGCAGGACATTGTTAATATATTCATCAAGTCGATCTTCATTGACAATATGATCTTTGCCTATTTTCTGGGCATGTGCTCTTACCTGGCTGTGTCCAAAACGGTGAAAACATCTGCCGGTCTGGGAATCGCCGTCATCTTTGTCATGGGCATCACCGTACCAGTAGACTATCTTCTGAACAGGTATGTCCTATTACCGGGTGCCCTTGCCTGGATAAGTCCATCCCTGGCAGGAATGGATCTTAGCTTTCTGAGTTTCATCATCTTCATTGCAGTGATTGCTTCGATGGTTCAGCTTGTTGAGATGGTCATTGAAAAATTCTCTTCATCTCTTTACAACTCCCTGGGAATTTTTCTTCCGCTCATTGCGGTGAATTGCGCCATCCTTGGCGCATCGCTTTTCATGCAGGAAAGGGAGTATGAAACCCTGGGGCAGGCCACCGCCTTTGGGCTGGGTTCGGGAGTGGGCTGGTTCCTGGCTATTGTTGGCATTGCTGCGATCCGCGAGAAAATAGCCTATTCCAACGTACCCCCCCCCCTGAAGGGTCTTGGGATAACTTTTATCATAACCGGGTTGATGGGTATCGCCTTTATGATGTTCATGGGGATCAAGCTTTAATGGGATTAACTAAACTACGAACAGAAAATGATCTTGGAAATTGGAATCGGACAGACTGTACTTACCAGCATTGCTGTATTTTTAGTTGTGATCCTTCTGCTGGTGATCATTCTTCTTTACGCCCGCAAGAAGCTGACGCCGCAGGGAGTCGTCACCCTTACAATCAATGAGGAGAAAACTATCCAGACCATGCCGGGCTCCAATCTGCTTTCTACCCTCAGTGCCCAAAAAATATTCCTGCCCTCAGCCTGCGGTGGAGGTGGCACCTGCGGGACCTGTAAATGTCAGGTTCTGGAGGGTGGAGGAACCATTTTGCCAACAGAAACGGGCTTTTTCACACGCAGGGAGCAACACGACAACTGGCGCCTGGGATGCCAGGTGAAAGTCAGGCAGGATATGAAGATCCGCATCAATCCCGAGATTTTTGGCATCAAAAAGTGGGAATGCGAAGTGATCTCCAACCGGAATGTGGCCACCTTCATCAAGGAATTCAAAGTGAAACTTCCCGAAGGTGAACATCTTAAATTCAGGTCGGGTGGCTACATCCAGATTGATGTGCCTCCCTGCGAGGTGGATTTCAGGAACGATATTCACGTGGACGAGGAATACCGGGAAGACTGGGATAAGTTCCGGATGTGGGACCTGAAAATGAAGAACAGCGAACCGGTGTGCAGGGCGTATTCCATGGCAAATGAACCGGCCGAGGGCAATATCATCATCTTAAATATCCGCATTGCCACACCTCCGTTCGACCGTAAGACCGGTGGCTTCATGAAAGTGAATCCCGGTATCTGTTCTTCGTATGTCTTTTCCAGAAAGCCAGGCGACAAAGTGATCATCAGCGGACCTTACGGAGAATTCTTTATCAAGGATACCCAGCGGGAAATGATGTTCATCGGAGGAGGTGCTGGCATGGCGCCCATGAGATCGCATATTTTCGATCAGTTTAAAACACAGAAAACATCACGGAAAGCGACCTTCTGGTACGGAGGCCGGTCCAAAAGGGAACTGTTTTACATGGAGGAATTTGAGCAGATTGCAAGGAAGCATCCCAACTTCACCTTCCATGTGGCACTCTCTGAACCAAAACCCGAAGATAACTGGAAGGGATATACCGGATTCATTCATCAGGTGCTGATGGACAACTACCTGTCGCATCACCCCGAACCGGAGGAGATCGAATACTACCTTTGCGGCCCCCCCCTGATGAACAGTGCCGTTATGAAAATGCTTGACGACTATGGCGTACCGAAAGAAATGATCGCTTTCGACGATTTCGGGGGATAGGCAAAACACCTTTAACCCATGACCCATCGCATTGCTTTTGCTTTCATCCTGATCACGCTGCTGTCGGGATGTTCCAGGATTTACCAGAAGATGACCATCAATGGCCAGACACAGGGAACCTATTATGCCATAACGTATTACGATTACGATGGAAGGAATTTCCGGCAGGATATTGATTCAATCCTGCAGGCATTTGATGCCTGCGCATCGTTGTGGAATCCAAACTCCGTTCTCTCACGGCTAAATAATAACGACACCTCTGTCATTCCCGACGAGTGGTTCATTGATCTTTTTAATAAAAGTCAACAGATCTCCGGCATTACCTCTGGTTCGTTTGATATGACCGTTGGTCCCCTTGCCAGCGCCTGGGGCTTTGGTTTTGAGGACCGCATTGCGCTGGATTCGGCAAAAGTGGACAGCCTGCTTCAATTTACAGGATATCAGCTGGTGGAAATCGACCAGGGCCGGTTCATTAAAAAGGACCCGCGCATCAGGATCGATTTTAACGCGATCGCCCAGGGATATGCTGTCGACCTGCTTGCTTCCTTTCTGGAATCACAGCGACTTGATATTTTCCTGATCGACATCGGAGGTGAGGTATTCGCCCGCGGATTGAAACCAGACGGGTCGAAGTGGAGGGTTGGCATTGAAAAGCCGGCTGCGGGGCCATCGAATGACCGGCAGCTGAAGGCGGTCCTGGAACTGAAGGACGAAGCTATCGCAACCTCAGGGAACTACAGGAAGTTCATCGAAGAAAACGGTATCAGGTACTCCCACGCGATCGATCCCTCAACGGGTTATCCAACCCGTAATTCGCTGCTCAGCGTTTCGGTCAGGGCAAAAAGCTGTTGGGAGGCTGATGCATACGCAACCGCATTGCTGGTCATGGGCCTTGAAAAATCGCTCGCTTTTCTTTCGTCACACCCTGAACTGGATGCCTATTTGATTTACTCCGGATCATCCGGCGAGTTAAAAACGGAAATGACCAAAGGGATCAAACGGATTCTTGTGGAAGAGAACGAATAAGAGGTACCCGGTGAAGGGGTCATTGCTCAGTTGCTTGCTTCTTGTTCAGACATTCAGCTCCTTCTTCGCTTTGGCCACACGTGCAGGGAAGATGTCTCCCGGTTTTGGGATCAACGCTGCCACAACGCTTCTCAAACTGTCCTCCCTTTTTCACCAGCATCTTGATGCCAATACCCATGAATGCAAGGGCAACGAGAAGGATCGTAATCAACAATAATTTCATCAGGGGATTTTTTTTCGGGACTCAGCCTGCAACCTCACAGGAGAGAAAGCTGACCGTACTTACCGGATAAGCGTTTGTATTTTTTGCTGCGAAGACCGATGTACCCTTTCCTGAAGAATATGAACGTGTTGGTTCTGTCGAGCTTGAGGTTCGACAGGATATTTTTGTCGCTTGTATCCCGGTATTGAACCACAAAGTTGGTGATATCCGAAATATGGCGCGGTTCATTGAACTGGGCCAAATATTCGGCAACAAGTTCCTTGATGGTGCCTGTTTTGATTGCGGACCATTTTTTCAGGGAGTAGGTACTGGTTTTGCCAATCGCAACGATCTCGTCAATACTCAGTATGGATGATCTCAGCGATTCAATGTTGCTGGGCGTTTTGGGAGTGATGGCCGATAATTTCTGATGAATGTCCTTCAACTTCATCGGTTTTCCGTTTTTCTCCAGTATGTCGATGATATACTCGGAAAGCTTGACAAGGGTATTCCGGACAAGTACCAGCTGATTCTCACCGTCGATCCCGATTTGAAGTTCTTCCTGCGCAATTTGAACACATAGGGATCGGATCCGTTCGATCAGCGAGGGGTCATTTTCTTTCAGGAATGTCCGGATGAATCCTTCAAGTTCAATCCGGTAGGTCTGATCAATTCGTTTATTTTTGCGCTGATACAGATCATCATAAAAAGATCTGAAATCAAATGTCCGCGCAAGTTCGTTTTTAACAAGGTAATAGTTCCCGTATGTTGTGTCTTTATCCTGGAAGGTACTGAAGCTTTTAGAGAGGAAAATTGAAAAAACAAGGGTGTAGAACTTAGGTGTGAGGGTCAGTTCTTCTTTTGCGTTGATCTTCTCTGCAAATGCCTGATCAATCAGGATATAATCATTTTTGTTGTTGAGCTTGTAGGGAAAGTAGTTCTTCAGGTAATCCTGCTCTTTTGTAAACCTGAGGAGTGCATCTTCTATTTTATAGGGGATCAGTTGTGAGATTTGCCTGATCCTTTCACGGGTAATCTGATAAAGATCGCCGATGGACTGGAGTGTCATCTTTGATTTATCGGAAAAATAACCAAAATTGTGTTCAAAGATGAAGTATTCCCTTTCATTAAGTATTTCCCTGAATATCAATAGAAAGTATTTAAAATAGGGAAACCGTTTTTCAAGAAACTCAGTTCTGTAGATTTCTGTTTTGGATGAGGGTATTCCAAAATTCTCATAACAGAAAAATTTGAATTTTTCAAATACATTATCTTCATCTGTGATTTCAAGATCCTCGACGTTCACCTGATATTCATCGATGTACTTTTTAGCCAGGGTGATCAGTTCGATGTTGGTTTTCTCACCACAATTGCGGATCTTTTTAAAGTCACCGTTTTTCATATAATACAGAAGAATCTTATAAAGCGTTTCAAGAGAGCCTTTGATGCATACATTCTTAGTCCGTTCTGACAGACCGGAGAACTCCTGCAATTCTTCGATGTGAAAGTTGGTCAGGTTCATGATCATGATTTTTTACTGATTGAGGAGGTTATTGATGAAACCGGATTCTTAAATAGGGATACAAATATAATAAATGGTAAGGTTAAAAGCAAGATGTTTTTTTTATTAAAAAATTTAAATTTTTTTTAAGATTTTTCAATCATCATTTCTGGTTCCTGAAAGCAAAACAGACGACGGCACAAGCCTGTGCGGCATTGAGCGAGTCGGCGGCGCTGGAGGAGCTCCCCGTGGAAGAGCGAAAGGAAGGGATGGTAAGTTTGACGTTGATAGAAGGCAGGAGCAGGGGGGAGATCCCGGTTGACTCGTTTCCCAGCAGGATGATCCCTTTATTTTCCAACCGCGCAGACCGGATATCCGTCCCGTCGAGCATGCAGCCATAAACGGTCAGGGAAGGATTTTGACTATGCAGGAAATCAAGCAGGTCGGCATAATGCACCCGGACCCTTGCAATGGAACCCATGGTAGCCTGAACAACTTTTGGATTATAAACATCCACGCAACCCTTTGAACAAATGATAAACCGTATGCCGAACCAGTCAGCCGTACGAATTATGGTGCCCAGGTTACCCGGATCACGGATTTCATCCAGCATGATCACGAGTTCATCAGCAAGTTCAGCCTGCACCAGCGTGTTTTCAGGGATCTCTGCCACAGCCAGAACTTCCTGGGGTGTGGTCAGTGAACTGATCGCCTCCATCTCTTTTTCGGTGATCGCCACACAGCGGTCAGCTATGGGTTGCAGTTGCCCGGAGTGCATGTTCAGCCACGCACTGGTAGCATAAATGGAACGGACCTTCAGGGAACTGTGCAGGATGTCGGCGACACTTCTGGTGCCTTCGATGATGAATGCCTGGTAAGTCTCCCTGAATTTTCTGATTTTCAGTGACCGTACAAATTGGATGGCAGATTTGGAGAGCACGGCGATAAACTAAAAAAATCCCGGCAGGGTGCACTGAATCAATGTATGCTGCCGGGATGCATATCGGTTTAAGAAAAGATCACTCAGCAATGACCTCAAAGTTCATTTTTACCTTGATATCCTTATAAAGATTGATCATTGCCTCGTACGTCCCAAGTTCTTTCACACTATCACCATCAATGTTGATTTTTTTCCGGTCCACATCAAAGTTGAACTGTTCCTTGATGGCTTCAGCGATTTGAATGGCATTGACGGATCCGTATATTTTTCCGGTTGTGGCAGCCTTGGCACCTATTTTCACCGTAAGATTTTCGAGCGATTTAGCAAGGGCTTCGGCTTCTTTTCTGACTTTATCCTCCTTAAAGGATTTTTGTTTCTGGGTCTCCGCAACCATCTTCTTGTTAGGCCCGGTCGCCAGAACTGCAAAACCCTTTGGGATTAAATAGTTACGACCATAACCATCTTTAACATGGACGATTTCATTCTCATAACCCAGTTCGGTTATGTCTTTTTTTAAGATAACTTCCATCGCAACCTCCTTATTTTAAAAGATCAGCAACATAGGGCAACAAGGCAAGGTGCCGGGCTCTTTTGACAGCCTGAGCAACTTTTTTCTGATATTTGGTAGAAGTGCCGGTAATCCTTCTTGGCAGGATCTTACCCTGTTCGTTGACGAACTTCAGCAGGAAGTCGGCATCCT of the Bacteroidales bacterium genome contains:
- a CDS encoding Na(+)-translocating NADH-quinone reductase subunit A, which gives rise to MPKTIKIRKGLDIKLMGEASQTITEKTSNFFALKPADFHGVIPKLSVQEGDQVKAGSVLFHDKNNERIVFTSPVSGEVTQIKRGARRVIQEICIRRSREMEYENFGSADPNTLSRDEVKDKMVRSGIWPVIRQRPFSIVANPLQTPKSIFISCFDSAPLAPDYGFILKDRLGECQTGLAALAKLTDGKIYLGLRPDSKLAFDQSGNSRIEVNYFTGPHPSGNVGVQICHVDPINKGEIVWYLNPQDLVTIGQLFQTGRYDATRIIALTGSMVTHPCYCRIVRGSSVQEIIADDDQTDNARIISGNVLTGKSVDRHGFLGFYDHQITMIPEGKYHEFLGWGLPGFHKYSTSRTFFSWLTPGKKFRLDTNMHGAERAMVMAGQFERVFPMDIYPNHLIKAILADDIDQMEALGIYEVDEEDFALCEFVDTSKMEIQAIVRKGLDYIRQEMS
- the rpsR gene encoding 30S ribosomal protein S18; protein product: MTNQGNSEIKYLTPIAVDIKKKKYCRFKKNRIRYIDYKDADFLLKFVNEQGKILPRRITGTSTKYQKKVAQAVKRARHLALLPYVADLLK
- the nqrC gene encoding NADH:ubiquinone reductase (Na(+)-transporting) subunit C translates to MFSNRYIYIYSSVMVIIVAAVLALAANLLKPYQDRNIRAEKIQNILASAGITASRAEADSLYQKYIREEIVIDREGNVLSVYRDNRFETGNLRAFEVNLKIELKKLEAFLADPSNPPPVFPLFIFSKDTLKEYIIPVQGKGLWGPIYGNIALKSDMNTIAGANFGHDKETPGLGAEIALAPFQEQFVGKSIFDSGGNFSSIKVVKGGVANSNIDPRHGVDAISGGTITSNGVSDMLLTNLENYVSYFKNIQD
- the rplI gene encoding 50S ribosomal protein L9; the protein is MEVILKKDITELGYENEIVHVKDGYGRNYLIPKGFAVLATGPNKKMVAETQKQKSFKEDKVRKEAEALAKSLENLTVKIGAKAATTGKIYGSVNAIQIAEAIKEQFNFDVDRKKINIDGDSVKELGTYEAMINLYKDIKVKMNFEVIAE
- a CDS encoding NADH:ubiquinone reductase (Na(+)-transporting) subunit D → MSNEKVKAEPLFSLKNRRLLTTPLNKNNPITVQVLGICSALAVTVKLEPAFVMSVSVIAVTAISNLVISLLRNTIPPRIRIIVQLVVIASLVIIVDQILKAFSYDVSKQLSVFVGLIITNCIIMGRLEAFAMANKPWQSFLDGIGNGAGYGIILIIVAFFRELLGSGTIWGYPVLPEGLYRFGYMNNGLMILPPMALIVVGILIWIQRSGNKELIEEK
- a CDS encoding NADH:ubiquinone reductase (Na(+)-transporting) subunit B, with the protein product MKSLRRFLDKVKPQFQKGGRFEKLSSTFDAFETFLFVPDKVTTNGCHIRDAIDLKRTMATVVIALIPPLLFGIWNVGYQHFQSLGESLSIGANFWYGLGKVLPILIVSYVTGLGIEFIVAQIRGHEVNEGFLVSGILIPLIMPPDVPLWMVAVSTAFAVIIGKEVFGGTGMNILNPALLARAFLFFAYPSEISGDKVWIAEKADAYSGATPLGEALVGNFEKIPDAADLFFGFIPGSIGETSTLAILIGALILLFTGVGSWRIMIPVFLGGYLMGLIFNLWGANDYMRVIPAYEHLFLGGFAFGAVYMATDPVTAAQTTNGKYIYGFLIGFLAILVRVLNPAYPEGMMLAILFMNVFAPLIDHYVVAANIRRRLKRSGRAVVQNTLNV
- the nqrF gene encoding NADH:ubiquinone reductase (Na(+)-transporting) subunit F, translating into MILEIGIGQTVLTSIAVFLVVILLLVIILLYARKKLTPQGVVTLTINEEKTIQTMPGSNLLSTLSAQKIFLPSACGGGGTCGTCKCQVLEGGGTILPTETGFFTRREQHDNWRLGCQVKVRQDMKIRINPEIFGIKKWECEVISNRNVATFIKEFKVKLPEGEHLKFRSGGYIQIDVPPCEVDFRNDIHVDEEYREDWDKFRMWDLKMKNSEPVCRAYSMANEPAEGNIIILNIRIATPPFDRKTGGFMKVNPGICSSYVFSRKPGDKVIISGPYGEFFIKDTQREMMFIGGGAGMAPMRSHIFDQFKTQKTSRKATFWYGGRSKRELFYMEEFEQIARKHPNFTFHVALSEPKPEDNWKGYTGFIHQVLMDNYLSHHPEPEEIEYYLCGPPLMNSAVMKMLDDYGVPKEMIAFDDFGG
- a CDS encoding FAD:protein FMN transferase, yielding MTHRIAFAFILITLLSGCSRIYQKMTINGQTQGTYYAITYYDYDGRNFRQDIDSILQAFDACASLWNPNSVLSRLNNNDTSVIPDEWFIDLFNKSQQISGITSGSFDMTVGPLASAWGFGFEDRIALDSAKVDSLLQFTGYQLVEIDQGRFIKKDPRIRIDFNAIAQGYAVDLLASFLESQRLDIFLIDIGGEVFARGLKPDGSKWRVGIEKPAAGPSNDRQLKAVLELKDEAIATSGNYRKFIEENGIRYSHAIDPSTGYPTRNSLLSVSVRAKSCWEADAYATALLVMGLEKSLAFLSSHPELDAYLIYSGSSGELKTEMTKGIKRILVEENE
- the nqrE gene encoding NADH:ubiquinone reductase (Na(+)-transporting) subunit E, whose protein sequence is MQDIVNIFIKSIFIDNMIFAYFLGMCSYLAVSKTVKTSAGLGIAVIFVMGITVPVDYLLNRYVLLPGALAWISPSLAGMDLSFLSFIIFIAVIASMVQLVEMVIEKFSSSLYNSLGIFLPLIAVNCAILGASLFMQEREYETLGQATAFGLGSGVGWFLAIVGIAAIREKIAYSNVPPPLKGLGITFIITGLMGIAFMMFMGIKL
- a CDS encoding RNA methyltransferase; its protein translation is MLSKSAIQFVRSLKIRKFRETYQAFIIEGTRSVADILHSSLKVRSIYATSAWLNMHSGQLQPIADRCVAITEKEMEAISSLTTPQEVLAVAEIPENTLVQAELADELVIMLDEIRDPGNLGTIIRTADWFGIRFIICSKGCVDVYNPKVVQATMGSIARVRVHYADLLDFLHSQNPSLTVYGCMLDGTDIRSARLENKGIILLGNESTGISPLLLPSINVKLTIPSFRSSTGSSSSAADSLNAAQACAVVCFAFRNQK